In a single window of the Subtercola sp. PAMC28395 genome:
- a CDS encoding cytochrome c biogenesis CcdA family protein produces the protein MLAGLVSFASPCVLPLVPGYLAYVGGLSEPGERANRRRVLLGISLFVLGFSLVFVAASTLFGALGVWLLVWGDVITRVLGVVVILLGLVFIGQFSFMQRTFKPSWRPATGLAGAPILGIVFGLGWTPCIGPTLGAIQALSLSGGSAFSGALLGLFYCLGLGIPFLLVALGLNWVTHSIAFLKRHIRFINILGGAGLVVIGILMVSGLWTAWTYQLQAVITGFVPAI, from the coding sequence ATGCTGGCCGGCCTGGTCTCGTTCGCTTCGCCGTGTGTGCTGCCGCTCGTACCGGGTTACCTCGCGTACGTCGGCGGGTTGAGCGAGCCGGGCGAACGAGCGAACCGTCGCAGGGTGCTTCTGGGTATCAGCCTCTTCGTTCTCGGGTTCTCCCTCGTCTTCGTGGCAGCCTCGACGCTGTTCGGTGCGTTGGGTGTGTGGCTTCTGGTCTGGGGCGACGTCATCACGCGGGTGCTGGGTGTCGTCGTCATTCTGCTCGGACTTGTGTTCATCGGGCAGTTCAGTTTCATGCAGCGCACCTTCAAGCCTTCGTGGCGACCGGCAACCGGGCTGGCAGGTGCCCCCATTCTCGGCATTGTTTTCGGTCTGGGCTGGACTCCGTGCATCGGCCCGACCCTCGGCGCCATCCAGGCGCTCAGCCTCAGCGGCGGATCGGCATTCAGTGGCGCGCTGCTCGGGCTCTTCTACTGCCTCGGTCTCGGGATCCCGTTCCTGCTGGTGGCGCTCGGCCTGAACTGGGTCACGCACTCCATCGCATTCCTGAAGCGGCATATTCGCTTCATCAACATTCTCGGGGGAGCAGGGCTCGTCGTGATCGGTATTCTCATGGTCAGCGGTCTCTGGACCGCCTGGACCTACCAGCTTCAGGCGGTGATCACAGGTTTTGTCCCGGCCATCTGA
- a CDS encoding TlpA disulfide reductase family protein: MPDYLFPRTFRARTSRRLLALGAALALAGLLAGCSSDPLAAQYRSGDSKQYIAGDGTVTEIAAENRGTPVSFTATTESGTTVSSSQYLGQVLVLNFWYAGCAPCRAEAPALQTLSAKYADKGASFLGVNVRDQADTALSFEKSFGITYPSVIDTDGGVQLALAGLVAPNAVPTTLVIDKQGRVAARILGQTTEPSILDTLISGAVAEAS, encoded by the coding sequence ATGCCTGATTACCTCTTCCCACGAACCTTTCGGGCTCGTACCTCGCGTCGGCTGCTTGCCTTAGGCGCTGCTCTGGCGCTGGCAGGTCTGCTCGCCGGCTGCTCGAGCGACCCACTTGCTGCTCAATACCGCAGCGGTGACTCCAAGCAGTACATCGCCGGCGACGGCACCGTGACCGAGATTGCCGCAGAGAACCGCGGCACCCCCGTCAGCTTCACGGCCACCACAGAATCCGGAACCACGGTCAGCTCCTCGCAGTATCTTGGCCAGGTTCTTGTTCTGAACTTCTGGTATGCAGGCTGTGCGCCCTGTCGGGCCGAAGCGCCCGCTCTGCAGACCCTCAGTGCGAAGTACGCCGACAAGGGAGCGAGCTTTCTCGGCGTGAACGTGCGCGACCAGGCCGACACTGCCCTCTCGTTCGAGAAGTCCTTCGGCATCACCTATCCGTCTGTCATCGACACCGATGGGGGTGTGCAGCTGGCCCTCGCAGGGCTCGTCGCGCCCAACGCCGTGCCGACGACGCTCGTGATCGACAAGCAAGGCCGGGTTGCCGCACGGATCCTGGGCCAGACCACTGAGCCGAGCATCCTCGACACCCTCATCAGCGGCGCTGTCGCTGAAGCGAGCTGA
- a CDS encoding o-succinylbenzoate synthase: MNRPLPTLTELLELASVVSLPLNTRFRGVDAREAVILRGPLGATEFSPFVEYDDTESLAWLAAAIDFGWSETPHLLRDRIPVNATLPAVAEPDVEQILARYPGCRTVKVKVAERGQSLSDDIARVRATRAFIGTEGRIRLDANGGWNVDEAEHAIHALAEFDLEYVEQPCATVDELWEIRQRVKYMGIPIAADESVRKVDDPLDVARRGAADLLVIKAQPLGGIHSALDIVERAGLPVVVSSALDTSIGIAMGAHLAACIPNLEYDCGLATAALLAADVTAEPLLPVDGAIPVVRPVLDETLVENNLAARDRDVWWRERLMRTYGLLEALSESSGRHAG, from the coding sequence ATGAACCGCCCTCTGCCGACGCTGACCGAGCTGCTCGAACTGGCCAGCGTCGTTTCGCTGCCGTTGAATACGCGCTTCCGCGGTGTGGATGCCCGGGAGGCAGTCATTCTGAGGGGCCCGCTCGGGGCCACCGAGTTCTCTCCGTTCGTCGAATACGACGACACCGAGAGCCTGGCCTGGCTGGCCGCAGCCATCGATTTCGGCTGGAGCGAGACCCCACATCTGTTGCGTGACCGTATCCCCGTGAACGCCACGCTGCCTGCCGTCGCAGAACCCGACGTCGAGCAGATTCTCGCCCGTTACCCTGGCTGCCGAACGGTCAAGGTGAAGGTAGCCGAACGTGGCCAGTCGCTCAGCGACGACATCGCCAGGGTCAGGGCGACGCGCGCCTTCATCGGCACCGAGGGCCGCATCCGCCTCGACGCCAACGGGGGCTGGAACGTCGACGAGGCCGAGCACGCCATCCACGCTCTCGCCGAGTTCGACCTCGAGTACGTCGAACAGCCCTGCGCGACCGTCGACGAACTCTGGGAGATCCGGCAGCGCGTCAAGTACATGGGAATCCCCATCGCAGCCGACGAGAGCGTGCGCAAGGTGGATGATCCGCTCGACGTGGCTCGCCGGGGTGCCGCCGATCTGCTCGTCATCAAGGCCCAGCCCCTGGGGGGCATCCATTCAGCTCTCGACATCGTCGAGCGAGCGGGCCTGCCCGTCGTGGTCTCGTCTGCCCTCGACACCTCGATCGGAATCGCCATGGGCGCTCACCTCGCAGCGTGCATTCCGAATCTGGAATACGACTGCGGTCTCGCGACCGCTGCCCTGCTGGCGGCCGATGTCACCGCCGAACCGCTGCTGCCTGTCGACGGCGCAATCCCGGTGGTACGTCCGGTGCTCGACGAGACGCTGGTCGAGAACAACCTCGCGGCTCGCGACCGCGACGTCTGGTGGCGCGAACGGCTCATGCGCACCTACGGCCTGCTCGAGGCCCTCAGCGAGTCGTCAGGCCGCCACGCCGGCTGA
- a CDS encoding cytochrome c biogenesis protein ResB, which translates to MSRPSDHIDSPDPSVAISGPGGDDIVQPKLGLVGWLRWFWRQLTSMRTALFLLLLLAFAAVPGSLVPQRAADPNGVTQYFADNPSLAPFLDKLQAFDVYTSVWFSSIYLLLFISLVGCVIPRAKHHFDALRAKPPRTPRNLARLGGFQKRELAAESGTSAVQAIEVARRQLRKSGYRVVVFADAGADGSTDTASVSAERGYARETGNLVFHAALVGILMTVGVGGGFGFAGQRTLVEGGGTFVNTLSAFDTFNPGRFFSENSLDPYSLKLDQFTATYETKADGAFGQPIDYNATVTTQEKGQPAQQSTIKVNSPLRIGGTDVYLLGNGYAPTITVKDPAGNVVFTDSVPFLPQDANLTSVGVVKIPDGLARQLGMIGFFYPTQATSTTGAFYSSYPDAQYPVLTLNVYDGDLGLNGGVPTSVYSLNTDKMTQLTGGKTGVKSIELKPGDSQSLPDGLGTISFDAVHRYASLDIHHDPTQGWVLLFAASALGGLLISLFIPRRRVWVKATERSDGTLTLEYAGLARGEDPRLVSAVTEIADRHTKTLSDAPDAPIPADRTNT; encoded by the coding sequence TTGTCCCGGCCATCTGATCACATCGACTCACCCGACCCCTCGGTTGCCATCTCTGGCCCCGGCGGCGACGACATCGTGCAGCCCAAACTCGGCCTGGTGGGCTGGTTGCGCTGGTTCTGGCGACAGCTCACCAGCATGCGCACAGCGCTCTTCCTCCTGTTGCTGCTGGCGTTCGCGGCTGTTCCCGGTTCGCTCGTTCCCCAGCGCGCCGCCGACCCGAACGGCGTCACCCAGTACTTCGCCGACAACCCGTCGCTGGCGCCGTTCCTCGACAAGCTGCAGGCCTTCGATGTCTACACCTCGGTGTGGTTCTCGAGCATCTACCTGCTGCTCTTCATCTCACTCGTCGGCTGTGTCATACCGCGCGCGAAGCACCACTTCGACGCCCTCCGCGCGAAGCCTCCACGTACCCCACGCAATCTCGCGCGGCTGGGTGGATTCCAGAAGCGTGAGCTCGCAGCCGAATCGGGCACCAGTGCGGTGCAGGCCATCGAGGTCGCCCGGCGCCAGCTGCGCAAATCGGGGTACCGGGTCGTGGTCTTCGCCGACGCCGGTGCCGATGGCTCCACTGACACGGCCTCGGTCTCGGCCGAGCGTGGGTACGCCCGTGAGACGGGCAACCTCGTCTTTCACGCAGCTCTGGTGGGCATCCTGATGACCGTCGGTGTCGGCGGGGGCTTCGGCTTCGCGGGCCAGCGCACCCTCGTCGAGGGCGGAGGCACGTTCGTGAACACGCTGAGCGCCTTCGACACCTTCAACCCCGGCCGGTTCTTCAGCGAGAACTCGCTCGACCCGTACTCGTTGAAGCTCGACCAGTTCACGGCAACCTACGAGACGAAGGCAGACGGAGCCTTCGGGCAGCCGATCGACTACAACGCCACGGTCACCACACAGGAGAAGGGCCAGCCAGCGCAGCAGTCGACCATCAAGGTCAACTCGCCGCTCCGCATCGGTGGCACCGACGTCTACCTGCTGGGCAACGGCTACGCTCCCACGATCACCGTGAAAGACCCAGCAGGCAACGTGGTGTTCACTGACTCGGTGCCGTTCCTGCCGCAGGACGCGAACCTGACCAGCGTCGGTGTGGTGAAGATTCCGGATGGCCTGGCCAGACAGCTCGGCATGATCGGGTTCTTCTACCCCACGCAGGCGACGTCAACGACCGGTGCGTTCTACTCCTCGTACCCTGACGCGCAGTATCCCGTCCTCACGCTCAACGTGTATGACGGAGACCTGGGGCTGAACGGCGGAGTGCCGACCTCGGTCTACTCGCTGAATACCGACAAGATGACGCAGCTCACCGGAGGCAAGACCGGGGTCAAGTCGATCGAACTCAAGCCGGGCGACAGCCAGAGCCTGCCCGACGGGCTCGGCACGATCAGCTTCGACGCCGTTCACCGTTATGCCTCGCTGGACATCCACCACGACCCGACCCAGGGCTGGGTGCTGCTGTTCGCAGCGTCTGCGCTGGGTGGCCTGCTCATCTCGCTGTTCATCCCGCGCCGGCGCGTCTGGGTCAAGGCGACAGAGCGCAGCGACGGTACCCTGACCCTCGAATATGCGGGGCTCGCACGCGGCGAAGACCCGCGTCTCGTGAGCGCTGTGACCGAGATCGCAGACAGGCACACGAAGACCCTCAGCGACGCCCCAGATGCACCCATTCCCGCCGACCGAACAAACACTTAG
- a CDS encoding histidine phosphatase family protein: MVASQIHLVRHGEVFNPEHVLYGRLPGFGLSDLGRQIAQSAADELAQRSRPVSALFASPLQRAQESAAPLSVAFGLEIQTEPRIIEPTNKFEGMSPQMRNATLRRPQNWSWVANPFKPSWGEPYKSITTRMIAALHDAYDSVDSGDVVMVSHQLPIWATHLEITGQRLWHDPRKRRCNLSSITSFERVGGIFLEVGYEDPAADLLALATDDGAV, translated from the coding sequence GTGGTAGCCAGCCAAATCCATCTCGTCCGTCACGGCGAGGTCTTCAATCCCGAGCACGTGCTCTATGGGCGACTGCCCGGCTTCGGGCTCTCAGACCTCGGCCGGCAGATCGCACAGTCGGCAGCCGACGAACTCGCGCAGCGGAGCCGACCGGTCTCGGCACTCTTCGCCTCGCCGTTGCAGCGCGCGCAGGAGTCCGCCGCACCCCTCTCTGTTGCCTTCGGTCTTGAGATCCAGACCGAACCGCGCATCATCGAACCCACAAACAAGTTCGAGGGCATGAGCCCGCAGATGCGGAACGCCACGCTGCGCCGGCCTCAGAACTGGTCGTGGGTCGCAAACCCGTTCAAGCCGAGCTGGGGCGAGCCCTACAAGAGCATCACGACCCGGATGATCGCCGCCCTTCACGACGCGTACGACTCCGTCGATTCGGGCGATGTCGTCATGGTGAGCCACCAGCTGCCGATCTGGGCGACCCACCTCGAGATCACCGGTCAACGGCTGTGGCACGACCCTCGCAAAAGACGGTGCAACCTGTCGAGCATCACGTCGTTCGAGCGCGTCGGCGGCATCTTTCTCGAAGTCGGCTACGAAGACCCAGCGGCCGACCTCCTGGCGCTGGCCACCGACGACGGGGCGGTGTGA
- the ccsB gene encoding c-type cytochrome biogenesis protein CcsB, whose translation MVLYAAAFIAFALDLARRSAQVSKGNLVSVDGTVTTPAPARETVGAAVGAGGVGSPVVGSAPESAPATQNPGGRLFGGRGSGSAGVTAADGSTSSRSLSLRLGVAFTLIGFLLEVTADILRGIAANRVPWANMYEFSMTGTVLIVGVFLLVITRVDLRFLGTFVTGLVLILLGISTVNYYVVIAPLPPALQSAWLVIHVFVASLGTAFFALGFALSGIQLLQYRRETITTGAKFLKLKFLASLPDSVRLENLAYRVNIVGFVFWTFTLIAGAVWAERAWGRYWGWDTKEVWTFIIWVIYAGYIHARATRGWRGSRSAVLAIIGFGAVLFNFGVVNVFFHGLHSYSGL comes from the coding sequence ATGGTCCTCTACGCCGCGGCCTTCATCGCGTTCGCTCTCGACCTGGCTCGGCGTTCCGCGCAGGTCTCCAAGGGCAACCTGGTCAGTGTCGACGGTACTGTGACGACCCCTGCGCCCGCCCGCGAGACCGTCGGGGCGGCAGTCGGTGCCGGGGGCGTCGGCTCGCCCGTGGTTGGTTCGGCCCCAGAAAGTGCACCAGCGACCCAGAACCCGGGCGGCCGCTTGTTCGGCGGGCGCGGGTCTGGTTCTGCGGGCGTCACTGCGGCCGACGGCAGCACGTCGAGCCGCTCGCTGAGCCTGCGCCTCGGCGTCGCGTTCACCCTCATCGGGTTCCTGCTCGAAGTGACGGCTGACATCCTGCGTGGCATTGCCGCCAACCGGGTGCCGTGGGCGAACATGTACGAGTTCTCGATGACCGGCACGGTGCTGATTGTGGGCGTCTTCCTCCTCGTCATCACCCGCGTCGACCTGCGCTTCCTCGGTACCTTCGTCACCGGCCTCGTACTCATTCTGCTCGGCATCTCGACGGTGAACTACTACGTGGTGATCGCCCCGCTGCCGCCGGCGCTCCAGTCGGCGTGGCTCGTGATCCACGTGTTCGTGGCGAGTCTCGGTACCGCATTCTTTGCGCTCGGGTTCGCTCTGTCGGGCATCCAGTTGCTGCAGTACCGGCGTGAGACCATCACAACCGGGGCGAAGTTCCTGAAGCTCAAGTTCCTGGCGTCACTGCCCGACTCGGTCAGGCTCGAGAACCTCGCCTACCGGGTGAACATCGTCGGGTTCGTGTTCTGGACCTTCACGCTCATTGCCGGCGCAGTGTGGGCTGAGCGAGCCTGGGGCCGCTACTGGGGCTGGGACACCAAAGAGGTCTGGACCTTCATCATCTGGGTCATCTACGCCGGGTACATCCACGCCCGGGCGACCCGGGGCTGGCGCGGTTCGCGCTCGGCGGTGCTCGCGATCATCGGCTTCGGCGCGGTGCTGTTCAACTTCGGCGTGGTGAACGTGTTCTTCCACGGCCTGCACTCCTACTCCGGCCTGTAG